One genomic region from Cardinium endosymbiont of Dermatophagoides farinae encodes:
- a CDS encoding NUDIX domain-containing protein, which translates to MTRILFQGGIFASDPLSIDCFYPAYQVSTCYMVCNGKILVLKRNSRAAAGGKWCMPGGKLEKQETALEAVIREVAEETGIMLLPEAIRFTQTICIRILTPKQDFLLHLLKAVLPGAQPADYSVTLNQEHTDYLWVNLQEAGKLNLVAGGNEVLEYLAHYH; encoded by the coding sequence ATGACACGAATTTTATTTCAAGGGGGCATCTTTGCATCTGATCCTTTATCTATCGATTGTTTTTATCCTGCTTACCAGGTGTCGACATGTTATATGGTATGCAATGGAAAAATATTGGTACTGAAAAGAAATAGCCGCGCAGCTGCAGGGGGAAAATGGTGCATGCCGGGTGGAAAGTTAGAAAAACAGGAAACTGCACTTGAAGCAGTTATAAGAGAGGTAGCAGAAGAAACAGGTATCATGCTGCTTCCAGAAGCGATTCGTTTTACTCAAACCATTTGTATTAGGATTCTTACCCCTAAACAGGATTTTCTATTGCACCTACTTAAAGCGGTCTTACCTGGCGCTCAACCAGCTGACTATAGTGTTACCCTCAACCAGGAACATACCGATTACTTATGGGTGAACCTACAAGAAGCAGGTAAACTAAACCTAGTGGCAGGCGGTAATGAAGTACTGGAATACTTAGCACACTACCACTAG